Genomic window (Longimicrobiaceae bacterium):
CACGTCCAGGTGCGGGTACGCCGTCGTCTGCACGATCTCGGAGGCGGGGACGGTGCCCTGCAGGTAGTCGGTGAGCCCCGGCTTGCGGTTGAAGTTCAGCAGGTGGTGCAGCGTCCCCCGGCGCAGGTCGCCGTCGATGAGGAGCGTCCTGTGCCCCTGCTCCGCGAAGGAGAGCGCCAGGTTCACCGTGACGAAGGACTTCCCTTCGCCGCTCCCCGGGCTGGACACCGTCAGCGCCCGGGACCCCGAGGCCCCGGTGGCGTGCACCACGTTGAGCCGCAGGCTCCGGAACGCCTCCACCAGGTGCGCCGTGCTCCCCACCCCGGTGTCCAGGTGCTTGCGGGCGCGGGGGATCGCTCCCAGCACCGGGAGCCCCAGCCCGCCGGTGACCTGCTCCGGGTACACCAGTTTGGGGTTGAAGCGGTCGAACGCCACCACGCCGGCCAGCACCAGCCCCAGGCTCCCCAGCGAGAAGAGCAGGAAGAGCTGGATGCGCGGGTCCTTGGACGGGCTGAACGGCACCGTCGCCTGGTCCAGGACCCGGATGTCGGGTACGGTGGTCGCCTCGGCGAGGCGCGCTTCCTCGTACCGCTGCTGGAGCATCTTGTAGAGCTGCTCCGCGCTCGCGACGCGGCGCTCGCGGCGCGCCTCCTCGATGGCGCGGGGCGGGATCTGCTGCAGCTGCCCGGCGGCGGAGCCGATCAGCGCGTCGATGGCGGCCTCGCGGGCGGCCAGCTCGGCGTTCAGCCCCGACACGAGCCCGGGGATGGTGCTCCGCTCCAGCGTCTCCACCTCGCCCTGCAGGCGGCGGACGGGATCGTACAGGTCCGTGTACTTGGTGCGCATGGCGCGGAGCTCGGCCTCCTTGGTCGTGAGCTCCGCGAGCGCGGCGCGGATCGTGGACGACTGCTGCACCGAGGGGATCGCCTCCAGGGAGTGCAGCGGAAGCCCGCCGCCCCCGGAGCGCGTCACCCGGGCGATCGCGTCGCGGTCGCGCCGGATCGATTCCTTCTCCAGCTTGAGCTGGAAGTAGTTCTGGAAGACCGGGTCCTGCGTGATGGCCACGCCCGGCGCCACGGGAACGCCGCGCTCGGACGGCATGGTGATGGTCTGGACGCGGAAGCCCTGGAACGACCCCTCCTCCTGCTGGAGGTTGTTCGCGGCGTAGGCGAGCTGCTCCTGGAGGATGTTCGCCGTCTCCTTGAGCTTGGCCCGCTTCAGCTCCGCCGCCACGCTGATGTAGCGGTCCGTGAGCGTGTTGATGACGGAGGTGATCTTGCGCGGGTCGGTGCCGTCCAGCTCCAGCCGGAGGAAGTTCCCCTCCTTGTCGGTGAGCGACGAGCGGAGCGCGCGGCTCAGCTCCACCGCGGCGTCGCGCGGGGTGACCACCGTGAAGTTGACGGTCCGGTCCGGGGTGAGCAGCTGCCGCGGCGGGAGCCAGCTGAACCCGACCGCGCTCCCGATGGA
Coding sequences:
- a CDS encoding polysaccharide biosynthesis tyrosine autokinase, with the protein product MHSGPPSRYTEPSAELVPLDTQPAAFGFRPDAAVEPAANPLRRYLSSLKRYKWIVLGVVALGTAAGAFATRFVQPEYTVRSTVWIETEGRGAATSGPIRSAGLLQASAWVELLRSYAVLDHVVREERLYLQPGSPADAEALASLTLKEQFRPGEYRLTVDRSGRSFRLATRDGATVQEGAVGDSIGSAVGFSWLPPRQLLTPDRTVNFTVVTPRDAAVELSRALRSSLTDKEGNFLRLELDGTDPRKITSVINTLTDRYISVAAELKRAKLKETANILQEQLAYAANNLQQEEGSFQGFRVQTITMPSERGVPVAPGVAITQDPVFQNYFQLKLEKESIRRDRDAIARVTRSGGGGLPLHSLEAIPSVQQSSTIRAALAELTTKEAELRAMRTKYTDLYDPVRRLQGEVETLERSTIPGLVSGLNAELAAREAAIDALIGSAAGQLQQIPPRAIEEARRERRVASAEQLYKMLQQRYEEARLAEATTVPDIRVLDQATVPFSPSKDPRIQLFLLFSLGSLGLVLAGVVAFDRFNPKLVYPEQVTGGLGLPVLGAIPRARKHLDTGVGSTAHLVEAFRSLRLNVVHATGASGSRALTVSSPGSGEGKSFVTVNLALSFAEQGHRTLLIDGDLRRGTLHHLLNFNRKPGLTDYLQGTVPASEIVQTTAYPHLDVIGSGTRTQAGPELLGSETMAELLADLRSEYAVILVDSPPMGACVDPLVLGTLTRDMLVVLRTDVTSRSMAESNMAMLDRLPIRVLGAVVNGTLPNGVYSAYEYLPGYEVADLPDDRLGSGEVRQLQGA